A window of the Cicer arietinum cultivar CDC Frontier isolate Library 1 chromosome 6, Cicar.CDCFrontier_v2.0, whole genome shotgun sequence genome harbors these coding sequences:
- the LOC101500305 gene encoding uncharacterized protein, whose translation MFKFSCFHVNVQGNKAKKIAQPSTEAMAKASQDSFKNPVSKDLSNPTSLSSSLSKQQSHKLMNVSENDVLNQDSVERVGSFEDLNSKFFIEFDRKASQAGRIKKSQSLESGLYQAEGDHCKTNSNAEFQVIPGLGNDCSLFSIGDPTPSDKDARENSDSPLSGDLACDSAEQTSGPSTPSLMKSRSLPNMKASMLSSGNNHALKYASSISRSSDDLYALGLRKKEVSIDESYDQIRESQERESGMEKLEDSCLDRYSDDGLTEDWIMPITDEISDDKTPQGDSSVDCLSEFPSTDFKVKRIEDWVTGLQHCAPPLEDINELPESVEPVVDVNTINSVTASVVDHKITPGMEAAKRYISSLTANATTAQLANHGLVVIPFLSAFVSLKVLNLSGNAIVRITAGSLPRGLHTLNLSKNNIATIEGLRELTRLRVLDLSYNRILRIGHGLASCSSLKELYLAGNKIGEVEGLHRLLKLSILDLRFNKISTAKCLGQLAANYNSLLAINLEGNPCQKNVGDEQLKKHLQGLLPHLVYYNRQTIKANGLKDGADRAVRLGMNSQQFDRSLRVDRKSTRKGNHGSVAARRPSSASSSTHRGQTTDSSKLSKGKQGHLPPIRTKTSTQSRHPFDSPGQASIQSNNHFMRKSRSEGTLGVL comes from the exons ATGTTTAAATTTTCATGTTTTCATGTTAATGTTCAAGGCAACAAGGCAAAG AAAATAGCTCAACCTTCTACTGAAGCAATGGCAAAAGCATCCCAAGATAGTTTCAAAAATCCAGTCAGTAAAGATTTGTCTAACCCTACGAGTTTAAGTTCGTCGTTGTCAAAACAACAATCACATAAGCTAATGAATGTCTCCGAGAATGACGTTCTCAACCAGGATTCAGTTGAGCGTGTTGGTAGTTTCGAGGATCTGAATAGTAAGTTTTtcattgaatttgacagaaaaGCCAGTCAAGCTGGCCGAATTAAGAAAAGTCAGTCCTTGGAAAGCGGGCTTTACCAAGCTGAGGGCGATCATTGTAAAACGAATTCAAACGCAGAGTTTCAAGTCATTCCTGGTCTTGGAAATGATTGCTCACTTTTTTCAATAGGAGATCCAACACCTTCGGATAAAGATGCTCGAGAAAATTCCGATAGTCCATTATCCGGTGATCTTGCTTGTGACTCTGCTGAACAGACGTCTGGTCCTAGTACACCATCATTGATGAAGTCACGTTCTTTGCCCAATATGAAAGCTTCTATGCTTTCTTCTGGAAATAATCATGCTCTAAAATATGCATCTTCAATATCAAGATCTTCTGATGATCTTTATGCTTTAGGCTTGAGGAAGAAAGAGGTGTCCATTGATGAGTCTTATGATCAAATAAGGGAATCTCAAGAAAGAGAAAGCGGCATGGAAAAGCTCGAAGATAGTTGTTTGGACAGATACTCTGACGATGGTTTGACAGAAGACTGGATAATGCCGATTACAGACGAAATAAGTGATGACAAAACCCCTCAAGGAGATTCCTCAGTTGATTGCTTGAGTGAATTTCCCTCGACAGATTTTAAGGTTAAGCGCATTGAGGATTGGGTAACCGGTCTACAGCATTGTGCACCGCCTCTAGAGGATATCAATGAATTGCCTGAATCTGTTGAACCTGTTGTTGATGTTAACACCATAAATAGCGTCACGGCTTCGGTTGTGGATCATAAGATCACTCCAGGAATGGAAGCCGCTAAAAGATATATATCTTCTTTGACTGCCAATGCCACCACGGCTCAGCTGGCAAATCACGGGTTGGTTGTGATCCCCTTTTTGAGTGCATTTGTGAGTTTGAAGGTTCTCAATTTATCTGGAAACGCGATTG TTAGAATAACTGCTGGTTCCCTTCCTCGAGGACTTCACACattaaatttgtcaaaaaacaATATCGCCACTATAGAGGGACTACGTGAACTTACACGGCTTCGTGTCCTAGACCTCAGCTACAACCGTATACTAAGAATCGGACACG GCCTGGCATCCTGTTCTTCTCTAAAGGAGCTGTATCTTGCTGGAAATAAAATCGGCGAAGTAGAAGGTCTGCACCGTCTGTTGAAACTAAGTATCCTCGATCTCCGATTTAACAAGATTTCAACTGCCAAATGTCTCGGCCAACTTGCAGCCAACTATAATTCTTTGCTAGCTATCAACTTGGAAGGGAACCCTTGCCAGAAAAATGTTGGTGACGAACAACTGAAGAAACATCTGCAAGGCCTTCTTCCCCACCTTGTCTACTACAATCGACAAACTATCAAAGCCAATGGTTTGAAGGACGGTGCAGATCGCGCAGTTCGATTAGGAATGAATTCCCAACAGTTTGATCGCAGTCTTAGAGTGGATCGCAAGTCTACAAGGAAGGGGAACCATGGTTCTGTAGCTGCTCGGAGGCCATCATCCGCGTCCTCTTCCACTCACAGAGGGCAAACAACGGACTCTTCGAAACTGTCCAAAGGAAAGCAAGGCCACCTCCCACCAATCAGAACCAAAACATCAACCCAAAGTCGCCATCCTTTTGATTCTCCCGGCCAAGCATCAATCCAAAGTAACAATCACTTCATGCGCAAGAGTCGCAGCGAGGGAACTCTTGGAGTTTTGTAA
- the LOC140920800 gene encoding uncharacterized protein: MAPYEALYGRKCQTPLCWYQDGENLIVGPELVQQTTEKVRQIQEQMRTAQSRALKSKKLTPKFIGPYQILRRVGPVAYQIALPPNLANLHDVFHVSQLRKYIADPSHIIAPDDIQLKENFTFEVPPISIADRTTKHLRGKEIPLVKVIWNQTTGDATWELEEKIRELYPYLLETS, translated from the exons ATGGCCCCGTACGAGGCTttgtatgggcgcaagtgtcaaactcccttgtgttggtatcagGATGGCGAAAACTTAATCGTAGGGCCAGAgctggtgcaacagactacagagAAGGTGCGTCAGATCCAAGAGCAGATGAGAACAGCACAGAGCAG GGCATTGAAGTCTAAAAAGCTTACTCCGAAGTTTATTGGACCATATCAAATTCTTCGACGTGTGGGTCCAGTGGCGTATCAAATTGCTTTACCACCGAATTTAGCTAATTTACATGATGTGTTCCATGTATCACAATTGAGGAAGTACATTGCAGATCCATCCCATATTATTGCGCCAGATGATATTCAATTGAAGGAGAATTTTACCTTCGAGGTCCCACCGATAAGCATCGCTGACAGAACTACCAAACATTTGAGGGGAAAGGAAATTCCGTTGgttaaggtgatttggaaccagACAACTGGGGATGCTACTTGGGAGTTGGAAGAGAAGATAAGAGAGCTTTACCCATACCTTTTAGAGACCtcttag